CCGGGAACCTGGAGGCGCTCCTCTGGGCCGCGAGGATCGACTCGCAAGAGTCATAGAATTGCCCTAATCCTTGACCGCTCGGCTTTCGGGCCGTTACGCTTGTTTGGAACCCCACTGGCGAGGCGGAAAGCTCTCGTATGGCGAAATATTTCACGACGTTCGAAGCGAGCCGGTTACTGGGAGTATCGCTTCCGACGATCGTCAATTGGGTGAAGGCAAACCGCCTCAAGGCCCACAAGACGCCGGGTGGACATCGCAGGATTGCCCGCGACGATCTCCTGAGCTTTCTCGAGAAGTACCAGATCCCGGTACCTCCGGAGCTCGGTGAGTCCGAGGAGCACCCGCCGCGGATCCTCGCCGTGGACGACGACCCCGACGAGCGCGACCTCCTGCGTGCCGTATTGGAGGGTGCGGGCTTCGACGTGGAGTTGGCGTCCAGCGGCTTCGAGGCCGGGCTCCAGGTGGCCACCTTCCGCCCGAACCTGGTGGTGCTCGACCTGGTGATGCCGGGGATGGACGGCTTTGCGGCCATCGCGTCTCTGCGCGCGAGGCCGGAGACGGCCGACACGCCGGTGATCGCGTGCACGGGCCTCTCGGATCCTGCGACGAGCAAGAAGGTCGTCGACGCGGGCTTCGACGCACATGTCGTGAAACCGTATCGTGCCGAGGATCTCCTCGGGGCCATCCAGCGGCTCCTCGGGATCCGTGTGGGCCAGCTCGCCGGCTGATTTCCGGCGTCCTGGTCTCACGAAAGGAGCGTTCGATCCGCGCGCTCGCCGCCATCGCCCTGCTGTTTTCCGCGACGGCGACTGCCGAGACGCCATCGGCGCCTCTGATTCTTGATACCGACACGGCGCGCCCAGCGCCCGACGCGTCTGCCGTTCAAGAGGTGACCGGGAGCTCCGACGAGGGGAGCTACTCGAGCCCTCTGGCCTATCGGCACTACCTCCTCTCTCGGATGGCGGAGTCGGAGGGCAATCTGCCCGGCGCGCTGGTGGAGCTTCGGCAGGCGATCGTCTTCGATCCCGGCTCCGCCGAGCTGCACGTCGCGATGGGCTGGCTGCTGGCCCGCGTCGGGGACCTCGAGAAGGCGGCGTCGGAGGGCGAGCGGGCGATTCGCCTGGATCCCTCCCATGCGGACGCCTTCCTCCTCGTCGGCAGGGTTCGCGACGGGCAGCGGCGAAAGGCGGCGGCGATCGCGGCGCTTCGGCGGGCGATCGAGCTCGCGCCCGATTCGCCCGAGGCGTGGCTCGCCCTCGCGGATCTCCACGCCCGGAATCGGGAGGACGCGAAGGCGGAGGCCCTCGCCCGGACGTTCTCCGCAGCGCACCCCGGGAACGGGGCGCTCTGGCGCCAGCTCGCGAAGACCGCTGCCGAGAGGGGCCGATCGAAGCTGGCGTTGCGTTATCTGCGCACGGCGGCCCACGAGGAGCCGCAGCCCCGCCGAAGCACGGCCGTTTACGAACGGCGCCGGGTCGATTAACGTCCCCGGCCTTGAAGACCGCGATCCCCCACGAGGAAGGCTTCTTCCCGGCGAAGGACAACCTTCGCCTGTATTGGCAGTCGTACCTCCCGACGGATCCCCGGGCGGAGGTGGGCTTCATCCACGGCTACGGCGATCACTCCGGGCGATGGACGGAGTTCCTCGAGCTCCTCGCCTCCCGGGGCTTCGCGGTCCACGCGTTCGACTACCGCGGGCACGGCCAGGCCGACGGCCGCCGCGGCCACGTCGACGCCTTCGACGAGTACCTCGACGATCTCGAGCTCTTCCTGGGACGGATCGAGGCGCGGAGGGCGGGGCGCAAGCTCTTCCTGGTGGGCCACTCCCATGGCGGGCTCATGCTGGCCCGGTATCTCGAGTCGCGCTGGCATGGCGGCGGAGCCGAAGGCGGAGCAGACGAAAAGAAGGGCATTTCCGCGCACGCGAAGCCGGAGGCGGAGCCACGCAAAAGCGCAACCGCGGGAACCGCGGCTGAAGAAGTCGGGCCCGCTCGTGCGGGTCCGGCTTCTTCACTCGCTCTGAGCGCTGCGGTCTTCTCCTCGCCGTACCTCCGCCTCGCGTTCGAGCCGCCCTGGCTCAAGGTGCAGGCGGCGCTGCTCATCGGGAAGGTCGTGCCGTGGCTGCCGGTCTCGGGAAAGCTGCCCACCGAGCTCCTGTCGCAGGATCCCGCCTGGCAGGAAGCGTCCGATCGGGATCCGCTCTACGGCCACACGACCACGCCGCGCTGGTTCACCGAGAGCACTTCCGCGCAGGCGAAGGCGCGGGCAGAGGCCTCTAAGATCACGCTGCCTTCGCTGGTGCAGGTGCCGGAGTGTGACGGCATCGCGGACCCGGCGACGGGCGAGGCCTTCTTCCGGGATCTGGGCGCCAGCGACAAGGAGCTCGTCGTCTACCCGGGTGGCCGCCACGAGCTCTACCACGAGCTCGCCGAGACGAAGATGAAGTCCATGGACGACGCAGCCGCCTTTCTGGAGCGGCACCTGGGGGGCGGGGCATGAGCGCGCAGGAACAGCGGATCCCAAGGGGCCTGCGGGTGCGGGGGACGATCGAGGGCGTGGGCGATCTGGTGGTCCTCGGGACGTTTGAGGGCACGATCGCCCTCGAGGGCACGCTCCAAGTCGAGGAGGGCGGCCGGGTCGACGCCGAGGTCCGGGTGACGCGGGCGATCGTGTGCGGCTCGTTGAAGGGCCCCGTCGTCGCGTCGGAGTCGATCGAGCTCCGCGCGGGCTGCACGGTGGAGGGAGATCTTCGCGCTCCGCGCCTCGACATCGCCCCCGGCTCGACCGTGCGGGGCAGGGTGGAGCTCGGTGCCGCGCAGGACGGCGCGGATTCGAGCGTCGACGATGTCTTGCCGGACGGTTCGTCGCAGCTTCTCGAAATCGCGACAGGTGCCGGGCCCGACGTGTTTTTCGCGGCCACGCATTGGTCCGAAGGGGATGGCCCGCCGCCGATGCCCGCCTCCGCCCTGTCGATCGGCGACCGGCGCAAGGCGATCGTCCCTGGCCCCTGACGGCGGCGGGGCGGAAACGCGGCCGGTTCCCGGCGAAATCGCGTAGGATGCCGCGCCGATGGCGCCCCCCTCCCAGCCCCCCCAGGTGCTCGGCTACGTGCCGCTGGCATCGCTCCGCGAGGACACGGTCTTTCGCCTCCGCGACCCCGGCGAGGTCGCGTCTCTCGCGCAGTCGATCGCCCAGGTGGGGCAGCTCTTCGCGATCGAGGTCCGGACGATCGACGGCAAGGTCGAGCCGATCACGGGCTTCCGCCGCCTGAAGGCGCTCCGGCTCCTGCATCGGAGCCGGGTGCTCGTACGCGACCACGGGGAGATCTCCGACGCGGCCGCCGCGCTGATCGCCGCCGCGGACGCGATCGACAGCCGCGCCCTCGAGGTCGAGGAGCTGCAGGGCCTGCTCGATCGCTACCAGGCGATGGGCTGGAGCACGCCGGCCCTCGACGAGCTGCTGGGCCGCGCGATCGAGAGGGCTCGGGAGCGGCTGGAGGATCTCGCGGCGATCGCGCAGGGCCTGGAGCCCCCTGATCGCACGGTGCTCGACGAAGACGCCCTGGACGACGACGAGCCTCGCGCCGTTCCTTCGTCCGAAACCCGGCAGCGCCCGGGTTCCGTGTCCGAGGCTTCGACGTCGCAGGCTCCGGATCCGGTCGTCGAGATTCCGGCGGCCGAGGCGGCCCTCCAGCCGGCGGCCGATGTGGCGTCCCTGCCGGACCTCGAGTTCGCTGCGGCTGAAGCAGCTGCTACGCCGGAGCCCGTCGCTCTCCAGCGCCCGCCCGAGGAGGCGCCGCTGCCCATGGCCCTCGGCCGGGTGCGGATCGTCCCCGCGGACGACCTCGCCCCGCCTCCCCGGCAGGAGGTGACGGCCGACTGGCTCGCCCGGGACCTGGCGGTGCGTTTCTCCGAGCTCACCCAGGATCTCTCGGTCCTCGTGGACCACTGGACCGAGCTTCCCGAGG
The Vulgatibacter incomptus DNA segment above includes these coding regions:
- a CDS encoding response regulator codes for the protein MAKYFTTFEASRLLGVSLPTIVNWVKANRLKAHKTPGGHRRIARDDLLSFLEKYQIPVPPELGESEEHPPRILAVDDDPDERDLLRAVLEGAGFDVELASSGFEAGLQVATFRPNLVVLDLVMPGMDGFAAIASLRARPETADTPVIACTGLSDPATSKKVVDAGFDAHVVKPYRAEDLLGAIQRLLGIRVGQLAG
- a CDS encoding tetratricopeptide repeat protein, which translates into the protein MTGSSDEGSYSSPLAYRHYLLSRMAESEGNLPGALVELRQAIVFDPGSAELHVAMGWLLARVGDLEKAASEGERAIRLDPSHADAFLLVGRVRDGQRRKAAAIAALRRAIELAPDSPEAWLALADLHARNREDAKAEALARTFSAAHPGNGALWRQLAKTAAERGRSKLALRYLRTAAHEEPQPRRSTAVYERRRVD
- a CDS encoding alpha/beta hydrolase → MKTAIPHEEGFFPAKDNLRLYWQSYLPTDPRAEVGFIHGYGDHSGRWTEFLELLASRGFAVHAFDYRGHGQADGRRGHVDAFDEYLDDLELFLGRIEARRAGRKLFLVGHSHGGLMLARYLESRWHGGGAEGGADEKKGISAHAKPEAEPRKSATAGTAAEEVGPARAGPASSLALSAAVFSSPYLRLAFEPPWLKVQAALLIGKVVPWLPVSGKLPTELLSQDPAWQEASDRDPLYGHTTTPRWFTESTSAQAKARAEASKITLPSLVQVPECDGIADPATGEAFFRDLGASDKELVVYPGGRHELYHELAETKMKSMDDAAAFLERHLGGGA
- a CDS encoding bactofilin family protein, which produces MSAQEQRIPRGLRVRGTIEGVGDLVVLGTFEGTIALEGTLQVEEGGRVDAEVRVTRAIVCGSLKGPVVASESIELRAGCTVEGDLRAPRLDIAPGSTVRGRVELGAAQDGADSSVDDVLPDGSSQLLEIATGAGPDVFFAATHWSEGDGPPPMPASALSIGDRRKAIVPGP
- a CDS encoding ParB/RepB/Spo0J family partition protein, with the translated sequence MAPPSQPPQVLGYVPLASLREDTVFRLRDPGEVASLAQSIAQVGQLFAIEVRTIDGKVEPITGFRRLKALRLLHRSRVLVRDHGEISDAAAALIAAADAIDSRALEVEELQGLLDRYQAMGWSTPALDELLGRAIERARERLEDLAAIAQGLEPPDRTVLDEDALDDDEPRAVPSSETRQRPGSVSEASTSQAPDPVVEIPAAEAALQPAADVASLPDLEFAAAEAAATPEPVALQRPPEEAPLPMALGRVRIVPADDLAPPPRQEVTADWLARDLAVRFSELTQDLSVLVDHWTELPEGPRGVLADQLDYYGALGQWLGRTAERKT